A single region of the Caballeronia insecticola genome encodes:
- a CDS encoding peptidyl-alpha-hydroxyglycine alpha-amidating lyase family protein: protein MSLRHSMFCPCCDSQPGAASRRRFLALAGQSAAALALFPHLAYADSDVPAIPYDSVPDPVRLPSDMYLGECSGVALNSAGHVFVLSRGNSTGPAYGAAAAQLLEFDRNGRFVREIGHHLYAWSFAHTVKVDRQDNVWVTDKGSDMIIKFTPEGRVAMVFGRKQEASDEETAPLKHPNPPLPSEPGRFRQVTDVAWDTAGNTFISDGYINSRVAKVDRDGNWLKSWGERGKGPGQFHTPHSIAVDANNRVYVADRSNRRIQVFDTDGNFQRQFTIDVPVPPDARPAIGNMPDEAALAAGTFAPGSPWAICISPGPNQVLYSADAFPGRIYKLSLDGQLLGVLGRSGKQLKQFGWIHEMACPAENTLFVAELLNWRVQKLVLHA, encoded by the coding sequence ATGAGCCTTCGACACTCGATGTTCTGCCCATGTTGCGACAGCCAACCGGGCGCCGCAAGCCGACGCCGCTTTTTGGCGCTGGCCGGTCAGAGCGCCGCGGCGCTCGCACTCTTTCCGCATCTCGCTTACGCAGATAGCGACGTGCCCGCCATTCCCTACGATTCCGTGCCCGATCCGGTGCGTCTGCCGAGCGATATGTATCTCGGCGAGTGCTCGGGTGTCGCGCTCAATTCGGCGGGTCATGTGTTCGTGCTTTCGCGCGGCAACAGCACGGGCCCCGCATACGGCGCGGCTGCGGCGCAATTGCTCGAATTCGACCGCAATGGACGCTTCGTGCGCGAGATCGGTCATCACCTCTATGCGTGGTCGTTTGCGCATACGGTCAAGGTGGATCGGCAGGATAACGTCTGGGTCACGGACAAAGGCTCGGACATGATCATCAAGTTCACGCCCGAAGGCCGCGTTGCGATGGTGTTCGGCCGCAAGCAGGAAGCATCGGACGAAGAGACCGCGCCGCTCAAGCATCCGAATCCGCCGCTGCCTTCCGAGCCCGGGCGCTTCCGTCAGGTCACCGACGTCGCTTGGGACACGGCGGGCAATACCTTCATCAGCGACGGCTACATCAACTCGCGCGTCGCGAAGGTCGATCGCGACGGCAACTGGCTCAAGTCGTGGGGCGAGCGCGGCAAGGGGCCGGGGCAGTTCCATACGCCGCATAGCATTGCCGTCGATGCGAACAATAGGGTCTACGTCGCCGATCGCAGCAATCGCCGCATTCAGGTCTTCGACACCGACGGCAATTTTCAGCGCCAGTTCACGATCGACGTGCCCGTGCCGCCCGACGCGCGTCCGGCTATCGGCAACATGCCCGATGAAGCCGCGCTTGCGGCGGGTACGTTCGCACCGGGCTCGCCCTGGGCCATTTGCATTTCGCCGGGGCCGAATCAAGTGCTGTATTCCGCCGATGCGTTTCCGGGCCGCATCTACAAGCTCTCGCTCGACGGCCAATTGCTTGGCGTGCTCGGTCGATCGGGCAAGCAGTTGAAGCAGTTCGGCTGGATTCATGAAATGGCGTGCCCCGCTGAAAACACGCTCTTTGTCGCCGAATTGCTCAACTGGCGTGTGCAGAAGCTCGTGCTGCACGCGTGA
- a CDS encoding D-2-hydroxyacid dehydrogenase family protein, whose protein sequence is MSTSTRIKIAVLDDYQNVALSMADWSPLDSRAEITVFNDHIADRAALLERLHPFDVVCAMRERTPFTRDIIDNLPNLKLIASTGAANASIDLEAAAARGIEVRHTGYSSAPTIEFTWALILGLMRNIPAENRSLKDGGWQVGLGTELAGKTLGLLGLGRVGSAVGVIGRAFRMNVIAWSQNLTAERAAEKGVELVDKDTLFKTSDVLSVHLRLSERTHHLVGAKEIAQMKPTSRLVNTSRGPIVDSVALIDALKSGKLAGAGIDVYDEEPLAPNDALRSLPNVLATPHIGYVAEDLYRTFYGDTVRNIVEWLDTRKA, encoded by the coding sequence ATGTCCACGTCCACTCGAATCAAGATCGCCGTACTCGACGATTATCAAAACGTCGCGCTTTCCATGGCCGACTGGTCGCCGCTCGATTCGCGCGCGGAAATTACCGTCTTCAACGATCACATCGCCGATCGCGCTGCATTGCTCGAGCGTCTGCATCCTTTCGATGTCGTCTGCGCAATGCGCGAGCGCACGCCTTTCACGCGCGACATCATCGACAATCTGCCGAACCTCAAGCTCATTGCATCGACGGGCGCGGCCAATGCATCGATCGACCTTGAAGCCGCGGCCGCACGCGGCATTGAAGTGCGGCACACGGGCTACTCGTCCGCGCCGACGATCGAATTCACCTGGGCGCTGATCCTCGGGCTGATGCGCAACATCCCCGCCGAAAATCGCTCGCTCAAAGACGGCGGCTGGCAGGTCGGCCTCGGCACCGAACTCGCGGGCAAGACGCTCGGCTTGCTGGGTCTCGGACGCGTAGGTTCGGCAGTCGGTGTGATCGGCCGCGCATTCCGCATGAACGTGATCGCGTGGAGTCAGAACCTGACGGCCGAGCGCGCAGCGGAAAAAGGCGTTGAACTCGTCGACAAGGACACGCTGTTCAAGACGTCCGATGTGCTCTCGGTTCATCTGCGTCTGAGCGAGCGCACGCATCATCTTGTCGGCGCAAAGGAGATCGCGCAAATGAAGCCGACGAGCCGCCTCGTCAATACGTCGCGCGGGCCGATTGTCGATAGCGTTGCGCTGATCGATGCGTTGAAGTCGGGCAAGCTTGCGGGCGCGGGCATCGACGTCTACGACGAAGAGCCGCTCGCCCCGAACGATGCGTTGCGCTCGCTGCCCAATGTGCTGGCGACGCCGCATATCGGCTACGTGGCGGAGGATCTGTATCGCACGTTTTATGGCGATACCGTGCGCAATATCGTGGAATGGCTCGATACGCGCAAGGCCTGA
- a CDS encoding MFS transporter, with translation MTASSLDSEGLSGTRAASQASSAAPLPELPIAPRVQKIVVAIHGIGNQLHSDTVRSVASQFGARYDPPLPVMPLGYFDIAGVGEVDVRQLDLPSGGPYTPEQRDFYSALGFAEVYWADIPREVVKQDDTLEESKAWGLSIVSRAQSTYMLNVDERSLEPADFSLAAGVVEEVVETVAVMQSLLAVAEKAGIFKFDLAPMLRDYVGDVQLVADFKQHRDTIVFRFHRVMERLVALVTARCQCAPEVYIVAHSEGTVISFLGILQALSASTVRDPRDGKQVISTDWVQSLRGFMTIGSPIDKHILLWPKLWEDMTLKSEMQGESVTQVERPGGAVTLPSRIKWRNYYDFGDPVGFALDTARAYLDHRGCRAFEFEPAHDIGFSRYWLPGKAHTDYWTDAEVFGHFIENVVLGKNAAKAPGNRHFRGIVSAAIPYLLSFALHLAAVFFIYKAVTASSDTGEGGSSNTPEFIFLTRSVFALACLLMGTTVAARIPRLVKARGMRRTSAWLRWRVVALAAFAAGALLFWFVLVSGVAAFLASPFADILHRDQADPVVGKAVFVLAGLVCALSGWLVPRKPRVGRRLLVALGALMMMLIVGVRLWGDLAGKPLWPVVLGGLFFLYAWWLAILIFDLAFVWHRYVRNSVALDTLRAWRESGRDAQPKPIMSMRRKPAAK, from the coding sequence TTCGGCGCGCGCTATGACCCGCCGCTGCCCGTCATGCCGCTCGGCTATTTCGATATCGCGGGCGTCGGCGAAGTGGATGTACGCCAACTCGATCTGCCGTCCGGCGGGCCGTACACGCCCGAGCAGCGCGATTTTTATTCGGCGCTCGGCTTCGCCGAAGTGTATTGGGCCGACATCCCTCGCGAAGTCGTCAAGCAAGACGACACGCTCGAAGAAAGCAAGGCCTGGGGTCTCTCCATCGTGAGCCGCGCGCAGTCGACCTATATGCTCAACGTCGACGAACGCAGTCTCGAACCGGCCGATTTTTCTCTGGCAGCGGGTGTGGTGGAAGAGGTCGTCGAGACCGTCGCCGTCATGCAGAGCCTGCTCGCGGTCGCCGAGAAAGCCGGCATCTTCAAGTTCGATCTCGCGCCCATGTTGCGCGATTACGTCGGCGACGTGCAGCTCGTCGCGGACTTCAAACAGCATCGCGACACGATCGTGTTTCGCTTTCATCGCGTGATGGAGCGCCTCGTCGCGCTCGTCACCGCGCGTTGCCAATGCGCGCCCGAGGTTTATATCGTCGCTCACAGCGAAGGGACCGTGATCAGTTTTCTCGGCATCCTGCAGGCGCTGTCGGCATCGACAGTACGTGACCCCCGGGATGGCAAGCAAGTCATCAGCACCGACTGGGTGCAAAGTCTGCGCGGCTTCATGACGATCGGCTCGCCCATCGACAAGCACATTCTTCTGTGGCCGAAGCTATGGGAAGACATGACGCTCAAAAGCGAAATGCAGGGCGAGTCCGTCACGCAAGTCGAGCGTCCCGGCGGCGCGGTCACGCTGCCCTCGCGTATCAAGTGGCGCAACTATTACGACTTCGGCGACCCCGTCGGCTTCGCGCTCGACACAGCGCGTGCGTATCTGGATCATCGCGGTTGCCGGGCGTTCGAGTTCGAGCCTGCACACGACATCGGCTTCTCGCGCTATTGGTTGCCGGGCAAGGCGCACACCGACTACTGGACCGATGCCGAAGTCTTCGGCCATTTCATCGAGAACGTCGTACTTGGCAAAAATGCTGCAAAAGCCCCTGGAAACAGGCACTTTCGCGGCATCGTCAGCGCGGCGATTCCTTATCTGCTCAGCTTCGCGCTTCATCTTGCTGCCGTGTTCTTCATCTACAAAGCGGTTACGGCCTCGTCCGATACGGGCGAGGGCGGATCGAGCAATACCCCCGAGTTCATCTTTCTCACGCGCTCGGTTTTTGCGCTTGCCTGCTTGCTGATGGGGACCACGGTCGCCGCGCGCATTCCACGACTCGTCAAGGCGCGTGGTATGCGGCGCACGAGCGCATGGCTGCGATGGCGCGTCGTCGCACTCGCGGCTTTCGCAGCGGGCGCGCTGCTGTTCTGGTTCGTGCTCGTGAGTGGCGTGGCCGCATTTCTTGCGAGCCCGTTTGCCGATATCCTGCATCGCGATCAAGCCGATCCTGTCGTCGGCAAAGCGGTCTTCGTTCTTGCCGGACTCGTATGTGCACTGAGCGGCTGGCTCGTGCCGCGCAAGCCACGCGTGGGCAGGCGCCTTCTCGTCGCGCTCGGCGCGTTGATGATGATGCTGATCGTCGGCGTGAGGTTATGGGGCGATCTGGCCGGCAAGCCGCTGTGGCCCGTTGTGCTCGGTGGCCTCTTCTTTCTCTATGCGTGGTGGCTTGCGATTCTGATTTTCGATCTCGCCTTCGTATGGCATCGCTATGTGCGCAATTCGGTCGCGCTCGATACGCTGCGCGCATGGCGTGAAAGCGGACGCGACGCGCAACCCAAGCCGATCATGTCGATGCGCAGAAAGCCCGCCGCCAAATGA
- a CDS encoding TetR/AcrR family transcriptional regulator produces the protein MQDRRQIILEAALATLREEGYLGFTQPRVAARAGVRQSHLTYYFPTRLALIEAVARTAIEGQLAAVDAFAGESSPKVTAASIASVAMRHENTRVLMALAQAADEEPSIRSLFRELAEGVAVRITRMLEAMGLVVTKEHVSMVHSLVVGLAVIELAVGRTDAKRRATVAIETLFSLFPTEDSKEPTRRAKS, from the coding sequence GTGCAGGATCGCCGACAAATCATTCTCGAAGCCGCGCTCGCCACGTTGCGCGAAGAAGGCTATTTGGGCTTCACGCAACCCCGCGTGGCGGCGCGCGCGGGCGTGCGTCAAAGTCACCTCACCTATTATTTTCCGACGCGGCTCGCGCTGATCGAAGCAGTCGCGCGCACGGCGATCGAGGGCCAGCTCGCCGCCGTGGATGCATTCGCGGGCGAGTCGTCGCCGAAGGTCACGGCCGCATCGATTGCAAGCGTCGCGATGCGTCACGAGAACACCCGCGTGCTGATGGCCTTGGCGCAAGCCGCGGACGAAGAGCCTTCCATACGCAGCCTGTTTCGCGAACTCGCCGAGGGCGTCGCGGTGCGCATCACGCGCATGCTCGAAGCAATGGGACTCGTCGTGACGAAGGAACATGTGTCGATGGTGCACTCGCTTGTCGTCGGGCTTGCGGTTATCGAGCTTGCGGTGGGCCGCACGGACGCAAAGCGCCGCGCGACCGTTGCAATCGAAACCCTGTTCTCGCTGTTCCCGACTGAAGACTCGAAAGAGCCAACGCGACGCGCCAAATCATAA